From the Marinifilum sp. JC120 genome, one window contains:
- a CDS encoding Ig domain-containing protein, which yields GQQALLAWFNEGDTRAYKIRFPNGTVDVFRGWVSSIGKAVTAKEVITRTVKVTNVGRPSMAEDRSTVTAATGMTVTPASTSVVKGQSTTLTVAFQPEGVTDKSFRAVSADKTKATVSVSGMTITV from the coding sequence GGGGCAGCAGGCGCTGCTGGCGTGGTTTAATGAAGGCGATACCCGTGCCTATAAAATCCGCTTCCCGAACGGCACGGTCGATGTGTTCCGTGGCTGGGTCAGCAGTATCGGTAAGGCGGTGACGGCGAAGGAAGTGATCACCCGCACGGTGAAAGTCACCAATGTGGGACGTCCGTCGATGGCAGAAGATCGCAGCACGGTAACAGCGGCAACCGGCATGACCGTGACGCCTGCCAGCACCTCGGTGGTGAAAGGGCAGAGCACCACGCTGACCGTGGCCTTCCAGCCGGAGGGCGTAACCGACAAGAGCTTTCGTGCGGTGTCTGCGGATAAAACAAAAGCCACCGTGTCGGTCAGTGGTATGACCATCACCGTGAA